A part of Paenibacillus donghaensis genomic DNA contains:
- a CDS encoding ABC transporter permease yields MSNTAVSLPEQPYPKKRKQGKIGAFFSELVKNRFLYLLALPAIIWFFVFAYLPLGGIVIAFQDFRAMQGIFGSEFVGLKNFQFFFQSSDWIKIVTNTVFLNVLFIFFNTLAAIIIAIMVTEMSGKWFKKITQSVMIFPHFLSWTVVAMFVMAFVSTDGGFINQILAMFGIAPVQFLSSPGYWPLILVLLKIWHGAGFGSIVYMATISGINPDIYESASIDGASRIQKIRYITLPLLKPTVILLTILAVGGIFNGDFGMIYAIIGRNPMLYPTTDVIDTYLFRAMMDLGDMSMSAAIGFMQSLVGFILVLTVNYIAKKVAPESAIF; encoded by the coding sequence ATGAGCAATACCGCAGTGAGCCTTCCCGAGCAACCTTACCCGAAGAAGAGGAAGCAGGGGAAAATCGGGGCATTCTTTTCTGAACTGGTGAAAAACAGATTTCTGTATCTGCTCGCTCTGCCCGCGATAATCTGGTTTTTTGTATTCGCCTACTTGCCTTTGGGAGGGATTGTGATCGCTTTCCAGGATTTTAGGGCAATGCAGGGCATTTTCGGCAGCGAATTCGTCGGACTGAAGAACTTTCAGTTTTTCTTCCAGTCGAGCGACTGGATTAAAATCGTGACAAACACGGTGTTCCTGAATGTACTGTTTATCTTCTTTAATACACTGGCGGCCATTATTATCGCTATTATGGTCACAGAGATGAGCGGTAAATGGTTCAAGAAAATCACCCAATCCGTCATGATCTTCCCTCACTTCCTGTCCTGGACCGTTGTCGCCATGTTCGTAATGGCTTTTGTCTCGACAGACGGAGGTTTTATTAACCAAATCCTGGCCATGTTCGGAATCGCTCCCGTCCAATTTCTGTCATCGCCGGGTTATTGGCCATTGATACTTGTACTGCTCAAGATCTGGCACGGCGCAGGCTTCGGATCAATTGTCTACATGGCCACCATCTCAGGCATTAATCCGGATATCTATGAATCGGCCTCTATAGACGGCGCGAGCAGAATCCAGAAAATCCGCTATATTACGCTGCCACTGCTGAAGCCTACGGTGATCCTGCTTACGATTCTCGCTGTCGGCGGCATCTTTAACGGAGACTTCGGCATGATCTATGCGATTATCGGCCGTAACCCGATGCTGTATCCGACGACGGATGTGATCGACACGTATCTTTTCCGGGCCATGATGGACCTTGGTGATATGAGCATGTCAGCAGCCATCGGCTTCATGCAATCGCTGGTAGGCTTCATCCTCGTTCTGACAGTTAACTACATCGCCAAAAAAGTTGCACCTGAGTCAGCTATTTTCTAA
- a CDS encoding helix-turn-helix domain-containing protein: MSTVRHFLLKKSLLIRIILSYLFVGLLIIAALTIVITSKVSESLKNELTVSTDRSLEQSYNTANILLSSTYQQFASAYVSADIQAGFYANEFDTGMMGRIGNKLTDLANTNPLVHSVYLVNTQQEMVFSSLTTVRSFDEFYDVQILNLLKNMEAMRDSIFIPRNTSFVSDTKPFSGNLISIAYMSLRDGSAVNGAMILNLDQQVLQTMMMNGAGNKSFQSMILNKQGVVISHSDHSLISSSLSGSKAIQPILLSESAQGVIETELDGTAHRLFYIKSDSLGWVFIGDVNYMALLSQVNEIRTYILSVTAIILIIVLLSGSFFTRMIYSPIHRLVKNIAATPASGSTVRPASEFAILSGAFHYLERKVQDLQTSMAGYHNTERKDALRLLMTGGWSSEEDMVNRLSRIGIQLGSDGFQVCILRLDGFNELAEAYSLNDLSLLKYAISNIAGELSGAHFPAYSFDGEEDRVVILLVKPEGSDPLLRLLLTDIQDNTERFLKLTVSASIGSHAACLREIPLSWQNAYNASRYRMAFGRRCLIPEDVEESRKPVQGSVSASMEKQVSDSMKLGDSGKTVHALKEYTALLRKAPFDEMIILLNQLLFTVTRTSKAMAAGDTGGLSTDIGTLGQQLYRCETLEQAEDWFTGLAETAISMRDRQSSQKNIMIAEKVRGHIHQSYTDPNLSVEMLAGVAGLSVNYLRKIFKDIVCVSLNQYISDYRFEKAKELLLTTDLPANRIGEMVGIDNTKYFYISFKKYSGKTPDHFRKSSEESSGFT; encoded by the coding sequence ATGAGCACGGTACGTCATTTTTTGCTAAAGAAAAGCTTATTGATCCGGATTATTCTGTCTTATCTGTTCGTCGGCCTGCTGATCATTGCTGCGCTGACGATTGTGATTACCTCTAAAGTATCCGAAAGCTTGAAGAATGAATTAACGGTGTCAACGGACCGGTCTTTGGAGCAGTCCTACAATACGGCGAATATTCTATTAAGCTCGACCTACCAGCAATTTGCAAGCGCTTACGTTTCGGCAGACATTCAAGCCGGGTTCTACGCCAATGAATTTGATACAGGTATGATGGGGCGGATCGGGAACAAATTGACCGACCTGGCCAATACAAATCCGCTGGTGCATTCCGTCTACCTGGTCAACACCCAGCAAGAGATGGTGTTTTCTTCACTGACTACGGTGAGGTCTTTTGATGAATTCTATGATGTGCAAATTTTGAATCTGCTCAAGAATATGGAAGCCATGCGTGACAGCATCTTTATTCCCAGGAACACGTCGTTTGTCTCGGACACAAAGCCGTTTAGCGGCAATCTGATCTCCATAGCTTATATGAGCTTGAGAGACGGAAGCGCGGTGAACGGAGCCATGATTTTGAATCTGGATCAGCAGGTTCTGCAGACCATGATGATGAACGGCGCAGGAAATAAATCGTTCCAATCGATGATTTTGAACAAGCAGGGGGTCGTCATTTCCCATTCCGATCATTCGTTGATCAGCTCAAGTCTATCCGGTTCAAAAGCGATTCAACCGATTCTGCTATCGGAGTCCGCTCAAGGGGTCATCGAAACGGAGCTGGACGGAACAGCCCACCGCCTGTTTTATATCAAGTCCGACAGCTTGGGATGGGTATTCATCGGCGATGTGAATTACATGGCCCTTTTAAGCCAGGTAAATGAGATCAGGACCTACATCCTTTCAGTTACAGCGATTATATTAATTATCGTATTACTGAGCGGTTCTTTCTTCACCCGCATGATCTACAGCCCCATTCACAGACTGGTCAAAAATATCGCAGCGACACCTGCTTCCGGATCCACCGTTCGGCCGGCCAGCGAATTCGCTATACTCTCAGGCGCGTTCCACTACCTGGAACGGAAGGTACAGGATTTGCAGACCAGCATGGCTGGCTATCACAATACAGAGCGGAAAGATGCGCTTCGGCTGCTTATGACGGGAGGCTGGAGCAGCGAAGAAGATATGGTGAACAGGTTATCGCGGATCGGTATTCAGCTTGGGTCTGACGGTTTCCAGGTCTGCATACTGCGGCTGGATGGATTTAACGAGCTTGCGGAAGCCTACAGCCTGAACGATCTGTCACTCCTGAAATATGCAATTTCTAATATAGCGGGTGAATTAAGCGGGGCACATTTCCCAGCCTACAGTTTCGATGGGGAGGAAGACAGGGTCGTCATTCTTTTAGTGAAGCCCGAAGGATCAGACCCTTTGCTCCGGCTGCTTCTAACAGACATTCAAGATAATACAGAGCGTTTCCTCAAGCTCACCGTATCAGCCTCCATTGGGTCACATGCAGCCTGTCTGCGGGAAATTCCGCTGTCTTGGCAAAATGCTTACAATGCTTCAAGATACCGTATGGCGTTCGGCAGGCGCTGCCTCATCCCGGAGGATGTGGAAGAGAGCCGTAAACCCGTGCAGGGCAGCGTATCAGCTTCCATGGAAAAGCAGGTGTCGGACAGCATGAAGCTGGGGGATTCCGGGAAGACCGTCCATGCCCTGAAGGAGTATACTGCACTGCTCCGCAAAGCTCCTTTTGATGAAATGATCATTCTGCTTAACCAGCTTTTATTTACTGTTACACGAACGTCTAAAGCTATGGCAGCGGGAGACACGGGCGGACTTAGCACCGATATCGGAACCTTGGGCCAGCAATTGTACAGATGCGAGACGCTGGAACAGGCGGAGGATTGGTTTACAGGACTTGCAGAGACGGCCATCAGCATGCGAGACAGGCAATCTTCACAGAAAAACATAATGATCGCGGAGAAGGTAAGAGGGCACATTCACCAGTCCTATACAGATCCTAATCTATCGGTAGAAATGCTGGCAGGTGTGGCGGGGCTTTCCGTCAACTATTTGAGGAAGATATTTAAGGATATCGTCTGCGTTTCCCTGAACCAGTACATCAGTGATTACCGCTTCGAGAAAGCGAAGGAGCTTCTGCTGACGACGGATTTGCCGGCTAACCGTATAGGCGAGATGGTGGGGATCGACAACACGAAGTACTTCTACATCTCCTTTAAGAAATACAGCGGGAAAACACCGGATCATTTCCGGAAAAGCAGCGAAGAGAGCAGCGGATTCACCTAA
- a CDS encoding glycoside hydrolase family 43 protein: MSNKIINPVLRGFNPDPSIVRVEDDYYIATSTFEWFPGVQIHHSRDLIHWQLLTHPLNTVAQLDLRGVGASQGIWAPCLTYDNSIYYLVYTVVNSFYVKMYDTPNYLVTATDIRGEWSEPVYLNSYGFDPSLFHDDDGRKYIVSMVTDHRVNKRYRGHLVIQEYSVDEQVMIGEPVTIYASNDTYLEGPHIYKRNGYYYLFAADTGTGEGHGQSILRSRNLLGPYEAYKGNSMMTSRDNPELLLQKAGHGDLVETQNGEWYMAHLCGRALENRTEKGDRKYTLGRETALQKMEWTEDGWLRLANGTTLPDIEVDAPDLPLHPFPVRPARDDFNGDKLDIHFQSLRIPLDHTFYSLTERAGFLRLYGREGLGSKYRQSLVARRWQEHAFTASTCLEFDPASYKQMAGLILLYDTQNYYYLHVTHHEDLGRCISIVCAVNNNNSEPIGYIALPDETEQIWLRAKVDHDKLQFAYSVNGEDRFITIGPVLDASTLSDEACQEGWFTGSFVGICCQDLTGFRKPADFDYFEYYNRDPKGAVADYA; this comes from the coding sequence ATGAGCAATAAAATTATTAATCCGGTATTGAGAGGCTTTAATCCCGATCCTTCTATTGTAAGAGTAGAGGACGACTATTATATTGCAACTTCCACTTTTGAGTGGTTCCCGGGCGTGCAGATTCATCATTCCAGGGATTTGATTCATTGGCAGTTACTCACGCATCCGCTTAACACCGTGGCTCAACTGGATCTCAGAGGAGTCGGCGCTTCCCAGGGAATCTGGGCACCCTGCCTGACCTATGATAACAGTATCTATTATCTGGTATACACAGTCGTCAATTCATTCTATGTCAAAATGTACGATACGCCCAACTACCTCGTAACCGCAACAGATATTCGCGGAGAATGGTCGGAGCCCGTGTATTTGAACAGCTACGGGTTCGATCCCTCCTTGTTTCACGACGATGACGGCCGCAAATACATCGTCAGTATGGTGACAGATCACCGGGTAAACAAGCGGTACAGAGGCCATCTGGTGATCCAGGAGTATTCCGTGGACGAACAGGTGATGATCGGGGAACCCGTTACGATTTATGCCAGCAACGACACTTATCTGGAAGGGCCGCATATTTACAAGCGTAACGGCTATTATTATTTGTTCGCGGCGGATACAGGCACAGGTGAAGGGCATGGACAGAGCATTCTGAGATCCAGAAATCTATTAGGTCCATATGAAGCCTATAAAGGCAACTCGATGATGACCTCCAGAGACAACCCGGAGCTGCTGCTGCAGAAGGCAGGGCATGGCGATTTGGTCGAGACGCAGAACGGTGAGTGGTATATGGCGCACTTATGCGGCCGGGCACTTGAGAACCGTACAGAAAAAGGTGACCGTAAGTATACTCTAGGGCGTGAAACAGCGCTGCAGAAAATGGAGTGGACGGAGGACGGCTGGCTGAGACTTGCTAATGGCACCACATTGCCGGACATAGAGGTAGACGCACCTGATCTGCCGCTGCATCCTTTCCCGGTAAGGCCGGCGAGAGATGATTTTAATGGCGACAAGCTCGATATTCACTTCCAGTCGTTACGGATTCCGCTTGACCATACATTCTACTCCCTGACTGAGCGGGCCGGATTTCTGCGGCTTTACGGCAGAGAAGGCCTGGGTTCGAAATACCGGCAAAGCCTGGTCGCAAGAAGGTGGCAAGAACATGCTTTTACCGCCAGTACATGCCTGGAATTTGATCCGGCAAGCTACAAGCAGATGGCTGGACTTATCCTGCTCTATGACACACAGAATTATTACTACCTGCATGTGACGCATCACGAGGATTTGGGACGCTGCATCAGCATTGTATGTGCCGTCAACAACAACAACTCTGAACCCATCGGATATATTGCGCTGCCGGATGAGACGGAGCAAATTTGGCTGCGCGCAAAAGTTGATCATGATAAACTCCAGTTTGCTTACTCCGTAAACGGGGAAGACAGATTCATTACTATCGGCCCGGTACTGGACGCCAGTACGTTGTCTGATGAGGCTTGCCAGGAAGGCTGGTTCACCGGGTCATTCGTCGGTATCTGCTGCCAGGATTTAACCGGCTTCCGTAAGCCTGCCGACTTTGATTATTTTGAGTACTACAACAGGGACCCAAAGGGAGCAGTGGCGGACTATGCGTGA
- the arsC gene encoding arsenate reductase (thioredoxin): MDKKNIYFLCTGNSCRSQMAEGWAKKYLSDEWNVYSAGIEAHGLNPKAVQAMSEAGIDISGQTSDIIDPQLLNNADLVITLCGDAADKCPITPPKVKREHWGFDDPAKAQGTDEEKWAVFQRVRDQVGGRIKQFAETGQ, encoded by the coding sequence ATGGATAAGAAAAACATTTACTTTTTGTGCACAGGAAACTCCTGCCGGAGCCAGATGGCCGAAGGCTGGGCCAAGAAATACTTGAGCGATGAATGGAATGTATACAGTGCCGGCATAGAAGCTCACGGTCTGAATCCGAAAGCCGTTCAGGCGATGAGCGAGGCAGGAATTGATATCTCAGGTCAAACTTCGGATATTATTGATCCGCAGCTGCTTAATAACGCTGACCTCGTGATTACATTGTGTGGAGATGCAGCAGATAAATGCCCAATTACTCCGCCTAAAGTGAAACGTGAACATTGGGGATTTGATGATCCGGCGAAAGCGCAAGGAACAGATGAAGAAAAATGGGCTGTCTTCCAGCGGGTTCGTGATCAAGTGGGCGGGCGCATCAAACAATTTGCTGAAACTGGACAATAA
- a CDS encoding glycoside hydrolase family 88 protein, whose translation MLQEQDRSWIDSIIGKITVKMDTVSEKSRHKIPYTAFEGNHDDKASHNASGFDADGICWWTNGFWGGMLWLMYHETGNEKYKEIATISEEYLDRCFQDFYGLHHDVGFMWLPTSVANYKVTKNPESRKRALHAANLLAGRFNLAGGFIRAWNDLEDGDTRGWAIIDCMFNIPLLYWATEETGDPRFKQIAMRHADTVMSTFVRPDGSVHHIVEFDPFNGGVVHTYGGQGYADGSSWTRGQTWALYGFMMSYIHTGKEEYLQTAKMIAHYFIANIPEDGVIPLDFRQPAEPKLEDDTAAAIAACGLIEIAKAVGDLERELYLNAALKLLRALDERSDWSEASDCILQKGSESYHKPRNKHHHPIIYGDFYFMEAVFKLKGNDLYLW comes from the coding sequence ATGCTACAAGAACAAGACCGCAGTTGGATAGACTCCATCATCGGGAAAATCACAGTCAAAATGGATACAGTCAGCGAGAAATCGCGCCATAAAATTCCCTATACAGCATTCGAAGGAAATCATGACGACAAAGCGTCACATAATGCAAGCGGTTTCGATGCAGACGGAATCTGCTGGTGGACCAACGGCTTCTGGGGCGGCATGCTGTGGCTGATGTACCACGAAACCGGAAATGAGAAGTACAAAGAGATTGCTACTATTTCCGAAGAGTACCTCGACCGGTGCTTTCAAGATTTCTACGGGCTGCATCATGACGTAGGATTCATGTGGCTGCCTACCAGCGTAGCTAATTATAAGGTGACCAAGAATCCGGAATCACGTAAAAGAGCACTGCATGCCGCCAACCTGTTGGCGGGACGCTTCAACCTGGCGGGCGGATTCATCCGCGCATGGAATGACTTGGAGGATGGCGATACCCGAGGCTGGGCGATTATCGACTGTATGTTCAATATTCCGCTTCTATACTGGGCGACAGAGGAAACCGGTGATCCGCGGTTTAAGCAAATCGCGATGCGGCATGCGGATACAGTCATGTCCACGTTCGTCCGTCCGGACGGTTCCGTGCATCACATCGTGGAGTTCGACCCGTTTAACGGCGGTGTTGTGCACACCTATGGCGGGCAAGGTTATGCAGACGGCTCCTCGTGGACAAGAGGGCAGACATGGGCGCTGTACGGTTTCATGATGAGTTATATTCATACAGGCAAAGAGGAGTATCTACAGACAGCAAAGATGATCGCACATTACTTCATTGCTAATATTCCTGAAGACGGAGTCATTCCACTAGATTTCCGGCAGCCTGCTGAACCGAAGCTGGAAGACGACACAGCAGCTGCAATTGCCGCCTGCGGTCTAATTGAAATTGCCAAGGCTGTAGGTGACTTGGAGCGTGAGCTGTATCTGAACGCGGCGCTCAAGCTGCTCCGGGCGCTGGATGAGAGATCTGACTGGTCAGAGGCAAGCGACTGCATCCTCCAAAAAGGTTCGGAGTCTTATCACAAGCCACGCAATAAGCATCATCACCCGATCATTTACGGAGATTTCTATTTCATGGAAGCGGTGTTCAAGCTGAAGGGAAATGACTTGTATCTGTGGTAG
- a CDS encoding carbohydrate ABC transporter permease produces the protein MIKESLPDRLLKGFFYLSIGLFSLYCLIPFWSVVASSFTSEASIVKNGYMFWPSDFSLDAYKMIFKDNTIYRAYGITTFVTVVGTILSMIFTSAMAYTLSVKSVKYRNHLAFYIYFTMLFHGGLVASYLLISKYLDMKDTIWVLIIPGMISAWNMFLLRNFFASIDDSIAESAKIDGANDVYILFRIILPISLPAMATIGLFYALGYWNKWFDAVLYINDKDLFPLQYLIQRIMNNLDYINQISADISIPNFIPPAMTVRLATTVVTIGPIVFLYPFLQKYFVKGLMVGAVKG, from the coding sequence ATGATTAAGGAAAGCTTGCCGGATCGTCTGCTAAAAGGCTTCTTCTACCTCTCTATCGGATTGTTCTCGCTGTACTGCCTGATACCGTTCTGGTCTGTCGTAGCCAGCTCGTTCACCTCGGAAGCGTCTATTGTCAAAAATGGATACATGTTCTGGCCTTCGGACTTCAGCCTGGATGCCTACAAAATGATTTTTAAGGACAATACCATTTACCGGGCGTACGGCATTACAACCTTCGTGACCGTAGTAGGCACGATCTTGTCCATGATTTTCACAAGCGCCATGGCGTATACCCTATCGGTCAAATCCGTGAAATACCGCAATCATCTGGCTTTTTATATTTACTTTACGATGCTGTTCCATGGGGGGCTGGTCGCTTCTTATCTCTTGATCTCAAAGTATCTGGATATGAAGGACACAATATGGGTTCTCATTATTCCCGGTATGATCAGCGCATGGAATATGTTCCTGCTCCGCAACTTCTTCGCCTCTATTGACGATTCAATCGCGGAATCCGCCAAAATCGACGGGGCTAACGATGTCTATATTCTGTTCCGGATTATTCTGCCTATTTCGCTTCCGGCTATGGCGACCATCGGCCTGTTCTACGCTTTGGGCTACTGGAACAAATGGTTTGATGCTGTTCTCTACATTAACGATAAAGATTTGTTTCCGCTCCAGTATCTGATTCAGCGCATTATGAACAATCTGGATTACATTAACCAGATCTCGGCGGATATCAGTATACCGAACTTCATCCCGCCGGCGATGACTGTCCGTCTGGCCACAACAGTCGTGACTATCGGTCCTATCGTGTTCCTGTATCCGTTTCTGCAGAAGTATTTCGTAAAAGGTCTTATGGTAGGTGCCGTGAAGGGCTAA
- a CDS encoding ABC transporter substrate-binding protein: protein MKMKPVATAILSVTLAASLAACSSSTNEPEQSAQDGNSGSAAQPPKAVTLKGMLFGDEPKDLPLVLEEFEKQTKDTLNTKLDIQWNPVSDHKQKVKLMMTAGEEVDFVFDAEFQNLRELIPQGAYAQLDKYFNNDEYPGLKAAFSPEFIEMNKRYDDHLYTIPFTQYFYDIPVVYIRKDLREKLGFSEPITSYEELQQFYEKLLESEKSITPLAVKGNGGFQEIFAPDRKELDTVRPLNLGGLVYYVHLTDDLKQVQNVVAFGDAESEWAKLPAPFNTMKSAFPQYDKWAEWSKYLEKDVLSQKDQKAYFMSGKAASFYGTISSYAADKKMLQETLAGADLEFFVFKEHIRNMEPQAIATNYKSNNSVAIPVSSKNIDRTMKFFDWMFQSRENHDLFEYGIQGKHWEPVGENQLKLLDESDNYTFPGYEFTWNPNMIRTPEDLDETAKKYLEYSANADTYYAPVLAKFAFDTSSVKGEFANVQSKADPFIQTLKAGQIKDWEAEFVLINKDLKGLGLDKIREEIKSQVQAYLDAGGQ from the coding sequence ATGAAAATGAAACCTGTGGCAACTGCAATACTGTCCGTTACACTGGCCGCTTCCTTGGCCGCATGCAGCAGCAGCACGAATGAACCGGAGCAGTCCGCCCAAGACGGCAATTCCGGCTCGGCAGCACAGCCGCCTAAAGCAGTTACGCTCAAAGGCATGCTCTTTGGTGATGAGCCTAAAGATCTGCCGCTTGTACTCGAAGAGTTCGAGAAGCAAACTAAAGACACCCTGAATACGAAGCTGGATATTCAATGGAATCCGGTCTCCGATCATAAGCAGAAGGTAAAGCTCATGATGACGGCGGGAGAAGAGGTTGATTTTGTATTCGACGCGGAGTTTCAGAATTTGCGGGAGCTGATTCCGCAAGGCGCGTATGCGCAATTGGACAAATACTTCAACAACGATGAATATCCGGGACTCAAGGCCGCATTTTCGCCTGAATTCATCGAGATGAACAAACGGTATGACGATCATTTGTACACAATTCCTTTCACACAATACTTCTATGATATTCCGGTTGTGTACATCCGTAAGGACCTTCGTGAGAAGCTGGGCTTCAGTGAACCGATTACCAGCTACGAGGAGCTTCAGCAGTTCTACGAGAAGCTGCTTGAATCAGAGAAGAGCATCACTCCACTGGCTGTTAAGGGTAACGGAGGTTTCCAGGAGATTTTTGCACCGGACCGGAAAGAACTGGATACTGTCCGTCCTTTGAACTTGGGAGGACTTGTCTATTATGTCCATTTAACCGATGATCTGAAGCAGGTGCAGAATGTAGTGGCCTTTGGTGATGCGGAATCCGAATGGGCGAAGCTGCCGGCTCCTTTCAACACGATGAAATCGGCATTCCCGCAGTATGACAAATGGGCGGAGTGGAGCAAGTATCTGGAGAAGGATGTTCTCAGCCAGAAGGACCAGAAGGCCTACTTCATGTCTGGTAAAGCAGCTTCTTTCTATGGAACGATCTCATCCTATGCAGCCGACAAGAAAATGCTGCAGGAAACCCTTGCCGGCGCAGATCTGGAGTTCTTTGTCTTTAAAGAGCATATCCGCAACATGGAGCCGCAGGCGATTGCGACCAACTACAAATCCAACAATTCGGTCGCGATTCCGGTGTCCTCCAAAAATATTGACCGGACTATGAAGTTCTTCGACTGGATGTTCCAAAGCCGCGAGAACCACGATCTGTTCGAATATGGAATTCAGGGCAAGCATTGGGAGCCGGTTGGCGAGAATCAGTTGAAGCTGCTCGATGAGTCGGATAACTACACATTCCCAGGCTATGAATTCACCTGGAATCCGAATATGATCCGCACACCTGAGGATCTGGATGAAACAGCCAAGAAATATCTCGAGTATTCTGCTAATGCGGATACGTATTACGCACCTGTACTTGCCAAGTTTGCCTTCGATACCTCCAGTGTAAAAGGTGAATTCGCTAATGTTCAATCCAAAGCAGACCCATTCATCCAGACGCTGAAAGCCGGTCAAATCAAGGATTGGGAAGCAGAATTCGTCCTAATAAACAAGGATCTGAAAGGTCTGGGACTGGATAAAATCCGTGAAGAGATCAAATCGCAGGTTCAGGCATACCTGGATGCAGGCGGCCAATAA
- a CDS encoding glycoside hydrolase family 28 protein translates to MRDEFDVKQYGAMSDGITVDTIAIQKAIDACHSAGGGYVVLAGGTFVSGTIVLKSNVYLQVNPSAVLLASPDINDFVDGTHYNRYTNEKDMDRCFIYAEDATNIGIIGQGEINGNAEQFPNEGSIYRPMMMRFLRSSNIHVKGLRLYNSTAWTTAFLDSENIWCEDLDIRNDQKYNGDGLDYDGCRNVFISNCKILGTDDNLCLQASSKEYPMRNVHISNCHFTSICAGIRIGLKSVGDISNVTIHNSTFENVWREGIKIECTEGGSITDIVASGLVMRNVTRPIFILLNNRLDFIGSSIGLEVMPEIGIMERIILSDIIATDDEEMYNTHYRFTDDIMGSPSFNGIRVDACESHPIRDLTLKNIIYTSAGGVRKEDIPAEYPMVWDMRFDHPEHVSENYYPSWSRTSFMDIRNVERLVVDGVRFHSLREDTRESYIIDNCKTLKTDVLEY, encoded by the coding sequence ATGCGTGATGAATTCGATGTGAAGCAGTACGGCGCGATGAGCGACGGCATTACGGTGGATACAATCGCAATCCAGAAAGCCATAGATGCTTGCCATAGTGCAGGCGGGGGTTATGTGGTGCTGGCCGGCGGCACGTTCGTCTCTGGCACGATTGTCTTGAAATCGAATGTATACTTACAGGTGAATCCTTCTGCGGTGCTGCTTGCGAGTCCGGATATTAACGACTTTGTGGACGGGACGCACTACAACCGATATACCAATGAGAAGGATATGGACAGATGTTTTATTTATGCCGAGGATGCCACGAACATAGGTATTATCGGTCAAGGCGAGATCAACGGCAACGCCGAGCAATTTCCGAACGAAGGCAGCATTTACCGGCCGATGATGATGCGCTTTTTACGCAGCAGCAACATTCACGTCAAAGGACTCAGACTCTATAACTCGACTGCGTGGACGACGGCTTTTCTGGACAGCGAGAATATATGGTGCGAGGATCTCGATATCCGCAACGACCAAAAATACAACGGCGACGGGCTGGATTATGACGGCTGCAGGAATGTGTTCATCTCAAACTGCAAAATCCTCGGGACTGATGATAACCTCTGTCTGCAGGCCAGCAGCAAGGAATACCCGATGAGAAATGTGCATATTTCAAACTGCCATTTCACCTCTATTTGTGCCGGCATCCGGATTGGTCTTAAATCCGTAGGCGACATTTCGAACGTCACCATTCATAACAGCACCTTTGAGAATGTGTGGCGCGAAGGCATCAAGATTGAATGTACCGAAGGCGGGAGCATCACCGACATCGTAGCCTCGGGACTTGTTATGCGAAATGTAACACGACCGATTTTTATTCTGCTGAACAACCGCTTGGATTTCATCGGTTCCTCTATAGGTCTTGAAGTCATGCCTGAGATCGGTATCATGGAGCGAATTATACTGTCCGATATTATCGCAACCGATGACGAAGAGATGTACAATACCCATTACCGGTTCACCGATGATATCATGGGCTCGCCTTCCTTCAACGGGATACGGGTCGATGCCTGCGAGAGTCACCCGATCCGCGATTTGACGCTGAAGAATATTATCTATACCTCTGCCGGCGGTGTGAGAAAAGAGGATATTCCTGCGGAATACCCGATGGTGTGGGACATGCGGTTTGATCATCCGGAACACGTATCGGAAAATTATTATCCGTCCTGGAGCCGGACGAGCTTCATGGATATCAGAAATGTTGAACGGCTCGTGGTGGATGGGGTAAGGTTCCATTCGCTGAGAGAGGATACAAGGGAATCTTACATTATAGACAATTGCAAAACTCTTAAAACGGATGTCTTGGAATATTAA